Proteins encoded in a region of the Haloglomus salinum genome:
- a CDS encoding class I SAM-dependent methyltransferase has product MPKSEPFERHTDRYEDWFDTHQSAYRSEVEALERLLPQPGFGLEIGVGSARFAAPLGMQVGLDPAAEMLARARDRGVDVVRGVAESLPFGDGTFDTALMVTTICFVDDIARTLAEARRVLRPDGALVVGYIDRDSPVGRVYQEKQSENPFYRDAVFVSTDELVEAMKAAGFSAFEFVQTIYHWPGEIDDPEPIDSGYGEGSFVGIRATR; this is encoded by the coding sequence ATGCCGAAGTCTGAACCCTTCGAACGCCACACCGACCGGTACGAGGACTGGTTCGACACGCACCAGAGTGCCTATCGGTCCGAGGTCGAGGCGCTCGAGCGATTGCTCCCCCAGCCTGGATTCGGGCTCGAAATCGGTGTCGGCAGTGCCCGGTTCGCGGCGCCTCTCGGGATGCAGGTGGGGCTCGACCCGGCAGCCGAGATGCTGGCTCGGGCTCGCGACCGAGGGGTCGACGTCGTCAGGGGCGTCGCCGAATCGTTGCCCTTCGGGGACGGGACGTTCGACACGGCGCTGATGGTGACGACCATCTGTTTCGTCGACGACATCGCCCGGACCCTGGCTGAAGCCCGCCGGGTACTGCGTCCAGACGGCGCGCTCGTCGTCGGCTACATCGACAGGGACAGTCCCGTCGGCCGGGTCTACCAGGAGAAGCAGTCGGAGAACCCGTTCTACCGGGACGCCGTGTTCGTCTCGACCGACGAACTCGTCGAGGCGATGAAGGCGGCGGGGTTCTCGGCGTTCGAGTTCGTCCAGACCATCTACCACTGGCCCGGCGAGATCGACGACCCCGAACCGATAGACTCGGGGTACGGAGAGGGCTCCTTCGTGGGAATCAGGGCGACCCGGTAG
- a CDS encoding pyridoxal phosphate-dependent aminotransferase, which yields MTGFSSRVEQVSISGIREVFEAAGEDAINLGLGQPDFPTPDHAKQAAVEAIESGESDAYTSNKGTLELREAIAAKHARDNDLDVDPENVIATAGGSEALHIALEAHVDQGQEVLFPDPGFVSYEALTHLAGGEPVPVELRADLTMDPADVEAAITDDTAAFVVNSPANPTGAVQSTEDMREFARIADEHDLLCISDEVYGRIVFEGEHRSPLEFAESDNVVVVDACSKTYSMTGWRLGWVTGSHERIERMLRVHQYCQACASAPSQYAAEAALSGPQDPVEEMVAAFEERRDVVLDGLEDMGLDVPTPQGAFYAMPRVPDGWVDEVIDRGVVVVPGEAFGENGAGHARISYATDMETLKEALAIMGEATAAVR from the coding sequence ATGACCGGGTTCTCATCGCGAGTCGAGCAGGTCTCCATCAGCGGCATCCGCGAGGTGTTCGAGGCGGCCGGCGAGGACGCCATCAACCTCGGACTCGGACAGCCCGATTTCCCGACGCCCGACCACGCCAAGCAGGCGGCGGTCGAGGCCATCGAGTCGGGCGAGAGCGACGCCTACACCTCCAACAAGGGCACCCTCGAACTCCGCGAGGCCATCGCCGCGAAGCACGCCCGCGACAACGACCTCGACGTGGACCCGGAGAACGTCATCGCCACCGCGGGCGGGAGCGAGGCGCTCCACATCGCGCTCGAGGCCCACGTCGACCAGGGCCAGGAGGTCCTGTTTCCGGACCCCGGCTTCGTCTCCTACGAGGCGCTCACGCACCTCGCCGGCGGCGAGCCCGTCCCCGTCGAACTCCGCGCGGACCTGACGATGGACCCGGCCGACGTGGAGGCCGCCATCACCGACGACACCGCGGCGTTCGTCGTCAACTCGCCCGCCAACCCGACCGGCGCGGTCCAGTCCACCGAGGACATGCGCGAGTTCGCGCGCATCGCCGACGAGCACGACCTGCTGTGTATCTCCGACGAGGTGTACGGCCGCATCGTCTTCGAGGGCGAGCACCGCTCGCCGCTGGAGTTCGCCGAGTCCGACAACGTCGTCGTGGTCGACGCCTGCTCGAAGACCTACTCGATGACGGGCTGGCGGCTCGGCTGGGTCACGGGGAGCCACGAGCGCATCGAGCGGATGCTCCGGGTCCACCAGTACTGTCAGGCCTGCGCGTCGGCCCCCTCGCAGTACGCGGCGGAGGCCGCGCTGTCCGGGCCACAGGACCCCGTCGAGGAGATGGTCGCCGCGTTCGAGGAGCGCCGCGACGTCGTGCTCGACGGACTCGAAGATATGGGGCTGGACGTGCCCACCCCGCAGGGCGCGTTCTACGCGATGCCCCGCGTCCCCGACGGGTGGGTCGACGAGGTCATCGACCGCGGCGTCGTGGTCGTCCCGGGCGAGGCGTTCGGGGAGAACGGCGCCGGCCACGCGCGCATCTCCTATGCGACGGACATGGAGACGCTGAAGGAGGCGCTGGCAATCATGGGCGAGGCGACGGCCGCGGTGCGGTAG
- a CDS encoding cupin domain-containing protein → MNHIDIADIETWPHPMGVNSDRRDVTGALEAEDVAIVRYELEPGEQFSGGLHTHHDQEELFYILEGTATFDVGPEPDADHAEGHASERPDTEEVVAEAGEVVRFPPGQFQCGRNRSDDTVVGLVIAAPDTRHEWEALESFAPCAGDCDGITSHGVRQPDGDGMVVYCNECGTELQVA, encoded by the coding sequence ATGAACCACATCGACATCGCCGACATCGAGACGTGGCCCCACCCGATGGGCGTCAACAGCGACCGCCGCGACGTGACAGGAGCGCTCGAGGCCGAGGACGTGGCCATCGTGCGCTACGAACTCGAACCGGGCGAGCAGTTCTCCGGCGGCCTCCACACCCACCACGACCAGGAGGAACTGTTCTACATCCTCGAGGGCACCGCCACCTTCGACGTGGGCCCGGAACCCGACGCGGACCACGCCGAGGGCCACGCGAGCGAGCGCCCCGACACCGAGGAGGTCGTCGCCGAGGCCGGCGAGGTCGTCCGCTTCCCGCCGGGGCAGTTCCAGTGCGGCCGGAACAGGTCCGACGACACGGTGGTCGGCCTCGTCATCGCCGCGCCGGACACGCGGCACGAGTGGGAGGCCCTGGAGTCGTTCGCCCCCTGCGCCGGCGACTGCGACGGCATCACCAGCCACGGCGTCCGCCAGCCCGACGGGGACGGGATGGTCGTCTACTGCAACGAGTGTGGGACCGAGCTGCAGGTGGCCTGA
- a CDS encoding AzlC family ABC transporter permease, whose translation MTESSRDAFLAGVRAVAPIIVGIVPFGLVAGAAAVNAGLTLLDAVGLSVVVFAGASQLAAIGLFGDGAPLALVVVTVLVINLRMVMYSASIAPELLDEPRRWRTLEAYLLTDQAYALSVTRFERDPGTNRRWFYLGAAAPLWVVWQVCTVIGAVVGARVPPWLPLDFAVPLTFLALLVPAVEGRATGIAALVGGGLATVGTSLPLEAGLMAGALAGVLAGLVAERVVGPDAVGRDGDGPGGGHA comes from the coding sequence GTGACCGAGTCGTCACGCGACGCGTTCCTCGCCGGGGTCCGAGCCGTCGCGCCCATCATCGTCGGCATCGTCCCGTTCGGGCTGGTAGCGGGCGCTGCGGCCGTCAACGCGGGACTGACGCTGCTGGACGCCGTCGGCCTGTCGGTCGTCGTCTTCGCCGGGGCCTCCCAGCTCGCGGCCATCGGCCTGTTCGGCGACGGCGCGCCGCTCGCCCTGGTCGTCGTGACGGTACTCGTCATCAACCTCCGGATGGTGATGTACAGCGCCAGCATCGCGCCCGAACTGCTCGACGAGCCGCGGCGCTGGCGGACGCTGGAGGCGTACCTGCTGACCGACCAGGCGTACGCGCTGTCGGTGACCCGCTTCGAGCGCGACCCCGGGACGAACCGCCGCTGGTTCTACCTCGGGGCCGCGGCGCCACTATGGGTCGTCTGGCAGGTCTGTACGGTCATCGGGGCCGTCGTCGGCGCGCGGGTCCCACCCTGGCTCCCGCTGGATTTCGCGGTTCCCCTCACGTTCCTTGCACTCCTCGTCCCGGCCGTCGAGGGGCGGGCGACCGGCATCGCCGCTCTGGTCGGCGGCGGACTCGCCACGGTGGGGACGAGCCTGCCGCTGGAGGCCGGGCTGATGGCCGGCGCACTCGCGGGCGTGCTGGCGGGTCTCGTCGCCGAGCGCGTCGTCGGTCCCGACGCGGTGGGGAGGGACGGGGACGGCCCCGGAGGTGGGCACGCGTGA
- a CDS encoding AzlD domain-containing protein yields the protein MSPPPGPQVWLAIVAAGLGTFLIRASFLFLFERMGGVPPRLERALAYVPAAVLAALVVPAIVAPDGTASVVGNDRLLAGALAALVAWRTESVLATIVVGMVALVVLGQVGVV from the coding sequence GTGAGTCCCCCGCCCGGCCCGCAGGTATGGCTCGCCATCGTCGCCGCCGGCCTGGGTACGTTCCTCATCCGGGCCTCGTTCCTGTTCCTGTTCGAGCGGATGGGCGGCGTCCCGCCGCGACTGGAGCGGGCACTCGCCTACGTCCCGGCGGCGGTGCTGGCGGCGCTCGTCGTCCCGGCGATCGTGGCGCCCGACGGGACGGCCTCGGTGGTCGGAAACGACCGCCTGCTCGCGGGCGCGCTCGCGGCACTGGTGGCCTGGCGGACCGAGAGCGTCCTCGCCACCATCGTCGTCGGGATGGTCGCACTGGTGGTGCTGGGACAGGTCGGCGTCGTGTAA
- a CDS encoding DUF2061 domain-containing protein gives MESTLGGLISDRPHQAMSRAVVKTALYRVLMVFVSVAVAYLVVGDVSAALSIGLATNVVKTVTYYGYERLWDRIAWGV, from the coding sequence ATGGAGTCGACGCTCGGAGGGCTCATCAGCGACCGTCCTCATCAGGCGATGTCGCGGGCGGTCGTGAAGACGGCACTCTATCGGGTGCTGATGGTCTTCGTCTCGGTGGCGGTCGCCTACCTCGTCGTCGGGGACGTGTCGGCGGCGCTCAGCATCGGCCTCGCCACGAACGTTGTCAAGACGGTGACGTACTACGGGTACGAGCGGCTCTGGGACCGCATCGCGTGGGGCGTGTAG
- the proS gene encoding proline--tRNA ligase: MSDADDGDGQELGITESKSHKPGEWYAEVVQKAELADYAPMGGFIVTRPRGYAIWERIQEHLDGWFKDTGVQNAYFPMFIPESYLEKEKDIVEGFDPEVAWVETAGHEELEERLAVRPTSESIITPFIAQWVRSHRDLPMRLNQWCSVVRWEATDTKPFFRTKEFLWQEGHTAHATEDDAWDETMTRLGQYERLYEEVMAIPGLTGRKPDHDKFPGAHTTTTIEALMPDGKSVQAGTSHYLGQSFAEAYDVTFTNEDENEQVAHTTSWGLSWRAMGALIMTHSDDQGLVLPPALAPQQVVVVPIWQEDTEDEVLEYSAELAAELDTEFRVHLDDRDERNPGFKYNEWELKGVPLRIEVGPNEVADEEATLVHRPDGENEVAGRDGLTEAVGEALDTVYAKLYAAAEERIEENIREAHGRNEILGTLGQHGGYVKTGWCGDEDCEAEIKDQIAAEIVMVPLDRDEEPIHETCGVCGEEAVETAYFAKNY; encoded by the coding sequence ATGAGCGACGCCGACGACGGCGACGGACAGGAACTCGGCATCACCGAGTCCAAATCACACAAGCCCGGCGAGTGGTACGCCGAGGTCGTCCAGAAGGCCGAACTCGCGGACTACGCGCCGATGGGCGGGTTCATCGTCACGCGACCGCGGGGGTACGCCATCTGGGAGCGCATCCAGGAGCATCTCGACGGCTGGTTCAAGGACACCGGCGTCCAGAACGCCTACTTCCCGATGTTCATCCCCGAGTCCTACCTGGAGAAGGAGAAGGACATCGTCGAGGGGTTCGACCCCGAGGTGGCGTGGGTGGAGACGGCCGGCCACGAGGAGCTGGAGGAGCGCCTGGCCGTCCGGCCGACGAGCGAGTCCATCATCACGCCGTTCATCGCGCAGTGGGTCCGGAGCCACCGCGACCTGCCGATGCGACTCAACCAGTGGTGCTCGGTCGTCCGCTGGGAGGCCACGGACACGAAGCCGTTCTTCCGCACCAAGGAGTTCCTCTGGCAGGAGGGCCACACCGCACACGCCACCGAGGACGACGCCTGGGACGAGACGATGACCCGCCTGGGCCAGTACGAGCGCCTCTACGAGGAGGTCATGGCCATCCCCGGGCTCACCGGACGCAAGCCCGACCACGACAAGTTCCCCGGCGCGCACACGACGACGACCATCGAGGCGCTGATGCCCGACGGCAAGAGCGTGCAGGCGGGCACCTCTCACTACCTCGGGCAGTCGTTCGCCGAGGCGTACGACGTGACGTTCACCAACGAGGACGAGAACGAGCAGGTCGCCCACACCACCTCGTGGGGGCTGTCCTGGCGGGCGATGGGCGCGCTCATCATGACCCACTCCGACGACCAGGGACTCGTCCTGCCGCCCGCGCTCGCACCCCAGCAGGTCGTCGTCGTCCCCATCTGGCAGGAGGACACCGAGGACGAGGTGCTGGAGTACAGCGCCGAACTCGCCGCCGAACTCGACACGGAGTTCCGCGTCCATCTCGACGACCGCGACGAGCGCAACCCCGGCTTCAAGTACAACGAGTGGGAGCTGAAGGGCGTCCCCCTTCGCATCGAGGTCGGCCCCAACGAGGTCGCAGACGAGGAGGCGACGCTGGTCCACCGCCCTGACGGCGAGAACGAGGTCGCCGGCCGCGACGGACTGACCGAGGCGGTCGGCGAGGCGCTCGACACGGTGTACGCGAAGCTGTACGCCGCTGCCGAGGAGCGCATCGAGGAGAACATCCGCGAGGCCCACGGCCGCAACGAGATTCTGGGCACGCTCGGCCAGCACGGCGGCTACGTCAAGACCGGCTGGTGTGGCGATGAGGATTGCGAGGCCGAGATAAAAGACCAGATCGCCGCCGAGATCGTGATGGTGCCGCTCGACCGGGACGAGGAGCCCATCCACGAGACGTGTGGTGTCTGTGGCGAGGAGGCCGTCGAGACGGCGTACTTCGCGAAGAACTACTGA
- a CDS encoding aldehyde ferredoxin oxidoreductase family protein, whose translation MIHNRGPLLSIDVGERTTQEEDISEVNETFIGGRGVGTKLAHDRIPFDADPLGPENRLVFATGPLQTAMTSFTGRMSCTGLSPLTDGLLSSNAGGYMSRPFAAAGNAAVEIKGASDDLVGIHVTDEGVEFEDASDLAGATTSETIEHIEDTRGLDEGHTAVVGPAGENGVRFASIITSESRAFGRGGLGAVLGAKGVKFLTFDGDSPPEIDLDEELGMEIHKEASTSGSPMKDAGTVSVSDYANAVNALPTRYFEDQSYEHLDQIGSGAVMEHKYKKGTCSQCAFACKLPTKDEESGIVTEGPEYETMMSFGSNADNDDFVAIMEANELCDQLGMDTISCGDAVAAYLKSEGELGNEELMVETVEKIADREGIGDTLAEGIDRCHEELGVENWTMKGMEFAAHDGRALNGQGLSFATANRGADHMYAEMYQLEYPLVAPNDALDKEGVAGKSDRLIEQENKNAVHDAGVLCKFAASSFDHERYEQLFDASWEELMDVGGRIVELERHFNSKRGFDRADDNALPYELEGLDEELSNYYDLRGWNEDGTVPDAKVTGGSGGGAAPADD comes from the coding sequence ATGATTCACAATCGCGGCCCGCTCCTCAGCATCGACGTGGGTGAGCGGACGACGCAGGAGGAGGATATCAGCGAGGTGAACGAGACGTTCATCGGTGGGCGCGGCGTCGGCACGAAGCTCGCGCACGACCGCATCCCGTTCGATGCGGACCCGCTGGGCCCGGAGAACCGGCTCGTCTTCGCTACTGGCCCGCTCCAGACCGCGATGACATCGTTCACCGGCCGGATGTCCTGCACCGGACTATCGCCGCTCACGGACGGCCTGCTCTCCTCGAACGCCGGCGGCTACATGTCGCGGCCGTTCGCCGCGGCCGGCAACGCCGCCGTCGAGATCAAAGGCGCCAGCGACGACCTCGTCGGCATCCACGTCACGGACGAGGGCGTCGAGTTCGAGGACGCGAGCGACCTCGCGGGCGCGACCACGAGCGAGACCATCGAGCACATCGAGGACACCCGCGGGCTGGACGAGGGCCACACCGCTGTCGTCGGTCCTGCCGGCGAGAACGGCGTCCGGTTCGCGAGCATCATCACCAGTGAGTCGCGCGCGTTCGGGCGGGGCGGCCTCGGCGCGGTGCTGGGTGCCAAGGGCGTGAAGTTCCTCACCTTCGACGGGGACTCGCCGCCGGAGATCGACCTGGACGAGGAGCTCGGGATGGAGATCCACAAGGAGGCCTCCACCTCCGGCAGTCCGATGAAGGACGCCGGGACGGTGTCGGTCTCGGACTACGCCAACGCCGTCAACGCGCTCCCGACCCGCTACTTCGAGGACCAGTCGTACGAGCACCTCGACCAGATTGGCTCCGGCGCCGTGATGGAACACAAGTACAAGAAGGGGACCTGCTCGCAGTGTGCGTTCGCCTGCAAGCTCCCGACGAAGGACGAGGAGTCCGGCATCGTCACCGAGGGGCCCGAATACGAGACGATGATGTCGTTCGGCTCGAACGCCGACAACGACGACTTCGTCGCCATCATGGAGGCCAACGAGCTGTGTGACCAGCTCGGGATGGACACCATCTCCTGTGGCGACGCCGTCGCCGCGTACCTCAAGAGCGAGGGCGAACTCGGCAACGAGGAGCTGATGGTCGAGACCGTCGAGAAGATCGCCGACCGCGAGGGCATCGGCGACACGCTCGCCGAGGGCATCGACCGCTGTCACGAGGAGCTCGGCGTCGAGAACTGGACGATGAAGGGGATGGAGTTCGCCGCCCACGACGGCCGCGCGCTCAACGGGCAGGGGCTCTCCTTCGCCACCGCGAACCGCGGCGCCGACCACATGTACGCCGAGATGTACCAGCTGGAGTACCCGCTGGTCGCCCCCAACGACGCGCTCGACAAGGAGGGCGTCGCCGGGAAATCGGACCGTCTCATCGAGCAGGAGAACAAGAACGCCGTCCACGATGCGGGCGTCCTCTGCAAGTTCGCCGCCTCCAGCTTCGACCACGAGCGCTACGAGCAGCTGTTCGACGCCTCCTGGGAGGAGCTGATGGACGTCGGGGGCCGCATCGTCGAACTGGAACGGCACTTCAACTCGAAGCGTGGCTTCGACCGCGCCGACGACAACGCCCTGCCCTACGAACTGGAGGGCCTCGACGAGGAACTGTCGAACTACTACGACCTGCGCGGCTGGAACGAGGACGGCACCGTCCCGGACGCGAAGGTCACGGGGGGGAGCGGCGGCGGCGCGGCGCCCGCCGACGACTGA
- a CDS encoding NAD-binding protein — MAAGASTGLYLVASIIGIGVVAQVLSDRFEVPSIIFLIAAGIALGPEGLGLVTRSTFAGALPSIVGLSVAIIVFEGAFHLRLEKFRETPAATTRLVTIGAAIALFGTAGAVKLAFSETSWEFAFLIGSLLVATGPTVITPIMEVVPVRDRVEAALETEGIVNDVTAAILAVVVFEVIVTGGSTPAEFLQLFVERLGTGMVIGTIVAGVLYYALRYVDLSPGNAPQNARLLVLAGALVAFAAADFVFAEAGVAAVAVAGIVLGNLDIPYEEDISEFKGDITLLVLSFVFIALAALLRFEDLLRLGLGGVFVVVAVALVIRPALVFLTTVGDRFTFEERAFMSFVGPRGIIPASVATLFAVELQGKADELAAAGEVARAAQLDAGATLLVGTVFLVILATVVFEGGLARYIAEFLDVIPMRVIVVGGGQVGRTLADRLEDRGENVVIVEVDEDAVETARNEGHTVHIGDGTDTDVLRSAGADNCRILVAATGDDDANLLTAQLAKSKFDIETVMARANNPNNVEAFEDLGVRTISSAVATAQAMDNAIERPALANWMGEIGRSGDVQEIEVTSEEMVGRPVHEVGPELPGGVLIALVARNGDTRVPDADFTLEMGDRITLIGSRDDVREAMEFCHPGE, encoded by the coding sequence ATGGCAGCCGGAGCGAGTACTGGGCTCTATCTCGTCGCGTCCATCATCGGCATCGGTGTGGTCGCGCAGGTGCTGTCGGACCGCTTCGAGGTACCCAGCATCATCTTCCTCATCGCCGCGGGCATCGCACTCGGCCCCGAGGGGCTGGGCCTGGTCACGCGGTCGACGTTCGCCGGGGCGCTCCCGTCCATCGTCGGACTGAGCGTCGCCATCATCGTCTTCGAGGGGGCCTTCCATCTCCGGCTGGAGAAGTTCCGTGAGACGCCCGCCGCGACGACCCGGCTGGTCACCATCGGCGCAGCCATCGCGCTGTTCGGGACCGCCGGCGCGGTCAAACTCGCGTTCTCCGAGACCTCGTGGGAGTTCGCCTTCCTCATCGGGTCCCTCCTCGTCGCGACCGGGCCGACGGTCATCACGCCCATCATGGAGGTCGTCCCCGTGCGCGACCGGGTGGAGGCCGCCCTCGAGACGGAGGGCATCGTCAACGACGTGACGGCGGCCATCCTCGCGGTCGTCGTCTTCGAGGTCATCGTCACGGGTGGGTCGACGCCCGCGGAGTTCCTGCAGTTGTTCGTCGAGCGGCTGGGCACCGGCATGGTCATCGGGACCATCGTCGCCGGGGTGCTGTACTACGCGCTCCGGTACGTCGACCTCTCGCCGGGGAATGCCCCGCAGAACGCCCGATTGCTGGTGCTGGCCGGGGCGCTGGTCGCGTTCGCGGCCGCCGACTTCGTCTTCGCCGAGGCCGGCGTCGCCGCCGTCGCCGTCGCCGGTATCGTCCTCGGGAACCTCGACATCCCCTACGAGGAGGATATCTCCGAGTTCAAGGGCGACATCACGCTGCTGGTGCTCTCGTTCGTGTTCATCGCGCTGGCGGCGCTGTTGCGGTTCGAGGACCTGCTCCGGCTGGGACTGGGTGGCGTGTTCGTCGTCGTGGCGGTTGCCCTGGTCATCCGCCCGGCGCTCGTGTTCCTCACGACGGTGGGCGACCGCTTCACCTTCGAGGAGCGTGCCTTCATGTCGTTCGTCGGCCCGCGCGGTATCATCCCCGCGTCCGTGGCGACGCTGTTCGCGGTCGAACTGCAGGGGAAAGCCGACGAGCTGGCGGCGGCAGGCGAGGTTGCGCGGGCGGCCCAGCTCGACGCCGGTGCGACGCTGCTGGTCGGGACGGTGTTCCTGGTCATCCTGGCGACGGTCGTGTTCGAGGGCGGCCTCGCCCGGTACATCGCGGAGTTCCTCGACGTGATACCCATGCGTGTAATCGTAGTCGGCGGCGGCCAGGTGGGACGCACTCTGGCCGACCGCCTCGAAGACAGAGGGGAGAACGTCGTCATCGTGGAGGTCGACGAGGACGCGGTCGAGACGGCCCGAAACGAGGGCCACACGGTCCACATCGGCGACGGAACGGACACGGATGTCCTCCGCTCGGCCGGTGCGGACAACTGCCGTATCCTCGTCGCCGCCACCGGTGACGACGACGCCAATCTCCTCACGGCACAGCTCGCGAAAAGCAAGTTCGACATCGAGACGGTGATGGCCCGGGCCAACAACCCGAACAACGTCGAGGCGTTCGAGGATCTGGGCGTCCGGACCATCTCCTCGGCGGTCGCCACGGCGCAGGCCATGGACAACGCCATCGAGCGTCCGGCGCTCGCCAACTGGATGGGTGAAATCGGGCGCTCGGGCGATGTCCAGGAGATCGAGGTCACCTCCGAGGAGATGGTCGGACGACCCGTCCACGAGGTCGGCCCCGAACTCCCGGGCGGCGTCCTCATCGCGCTGGTCGCCCGGAACGGCGACACCCGTGTTCCGGACGCGGACTTCACGCTGGAGATGGGCGACCGCATCACGCTCATCGGGAGCCGGGACGATGTCCGCGAAGCGATGGAGTTCTGCCACCCCGGGGAGTAA
- a CDS encoding MBL fold metallo-hydrolase, with protein sequence MTIGDVEPVESVPDCYYVDTGMYGTEKYGAVYIFDTERPTMLDTGIGTNHDLLLDALDEVGIDREDLELLVPTHVHLDHAGGAGFLAEACPNAEVLIHGRGARHLIDPERLWKGTKAAVGEQIEFYTEPEPVPDSRVAPLVDGDTVDLGDRELDVYEAPGHAPHQHVFHDAEADAVFVADAAGIYVPQLDAIEPTSPPANFDFEQCIEDVRLIQRLDPETLCYAHFGPAPADGLLTEYADVLTDWVEAIAEARVELTDDEAVIEHFVERTEMDAVWGERKAEAETAMNVRGVLGYLDRRTAADEAGK encoded by the coding sequence ATGACAATCGGCGACGTCGAACCCGTCGAATCCGTCCCGGACTGCTACTACGTCGACACCGGGATGTACGGCACCGAGAAGTACGGAGCCGTCTACATCTTCGACACCGAGCGCCCGACGATGCTGGACACGGGCATCGGCACGAACCACGACCTCCTCCTCGATGCCCTCGACGAGGTCGGCATCGACCGCGAGGACCTCGAACTGCTCGTCCCGACCCACGTCCACCTCGACCACGCGGGCGGGGCAGGCTTCCTGGCTGAGGCCTGCCCGAACGCGGAGGTTCTCATCCACGGGCGGGGTGCGCGCCACCTCATCGACCCGGAGCGGCTGTGGAAGGGGACGAAGGCGGCGGTCGGCGAGCAGATCGAGTTCTACACCGAGCCCGAGCCCGTCCCGGACAGCCGCGTGGCGCCGCTCGTCGACGGTGACACCGTCGACCTCGGCGACCGGGAACTCGACGTGTACGAGGCGCCCGGCCACGCCCCGCACCAGCACGTCTTCCACGACGCCGAAGCTGACGCCGTGTTCGTCGCGGACGCCGCGGGTATCTACGTGCCACAGCTCGACGCCATCGAGCCGACCTCGCCGCCGGCGAACTTCGACTTCGAGCAGTGCATCGAGGACGTACGTCTCATCCAGCGACTCGACCCGGAGACGCTGTGTTACGCTCACTTCGGCCCCGCGCCCGCTGATGGCCTGCTCACGGAGTACGCCGACGTGCTGACCGACTGGGTCGAGGCCATCGCGGAGGCACGCGTCGAACTCACGGACGACGAGGCCGTCATCGAGCACTTCGTCGAGCGGACCGAGATGGACGCGGTGTGGGGCGAGCGGAAGGCGGAGGCCGAGACGGCGATGAACGTGCGCGGGGTGCTGGGGTATCTCGACCGGCGGACGGCGGCCGACGAGGCGGGCAAGTGA